One part of the Thiomicrospira cyclica ALM1 genome encodes these proteins:
- a CDS encoding HAD-IIB family hydrolase has product MIDWLITTDLDGTLLNHHTYDVSGIAEIIERLQSQHIPVILNSSKTLAELSAWRHQLNLSSPVIAENGGVVAHHATTCYGALLTDFLPKLHHWRDQQEEASFVGFSDWSVAEVAKATGLSVEEARLAKTRWVTEPIQWLGTEALLKQFQTFIASLGLQCVAGGRFYHLMGHHSKSTALQHLLADPHSGLPTATYKVLALGDGENDRAMLMAADVAVVMPKPDGSYLKLATRPGYEVIYSPLAAPNGWIQAVIQRIFQEAI; this is encoded by the coding sequence ATGATTGATTGGTTGATCACGACGGATCTAGACGGTACGCTGCTCAATCATCATACGTATGATGTCTCGGGAATTGCCGAGATTATTGAGCGCCTGCAAAGCCAGCATATTCCCGTTATCCTGAATTCCTCAAAAACTCTGGCTGAGCTGTCTGCTTGGCGCCATCAATTAAATTTATCCTCACCGGTTATTGCTGAAAATGGCGGCGTTGTCGCACATCATGCCACGACTTGTTACGGCGCCTTGTTGACAGATTTTTTACCGAAATTACACCATTGGCGTGACCAACAGGAGGAGGCTAGCTTTGTGGGTTTTAGCGATTGGTCAGTGGCCGAGGTGGCGAAAGCAACTGGGTTGTCTGTGGAGGAAGCCCGTCTAGCCAAAACTCGCTGGGTAACGGAACCGATTCAGTGGTTGGGCACTGAGGCGCTGTTGAAACAATTTCAAACTTTTATTGCCTCACTGGGGTTGCAATGTGTGGCCGGTGGTCGATTTTATCATCTGATGGGACACCATTCGAAGTCGACAGCATTACAGCACTTACTGGCCGACCCACACAGCGGGTTGCCAACCGCAACTTATAAAGTTTTAGCCCTAGGTGATGGTGAAAACGACCGAGCCATGTTGATGGCGGCTGATGTGGCGGTGGTGATGCCCAAGCCAGACGGTTCTTATCTCAAACTTGCGACCAGGCCTGGTTATGAGGTCATTTATAGTCCACTGGCAGCACCTAACGGTTGGATTCAGGCAGTTATTCAGCGTATTTTTCAGGAGGCAATATGA
- a CDS encoding cold-shock protein: MSDLVTGTVKWFNDEKGFGFLAQENGPDVFVHFRAINGSGRRTLVEGQAVTFNITESDKGLQADNVTAL, translated from the coding sequence ATGTCAGATTTAGTTACAGGCACCGTTAAATGGTTTAACGATGAAAAAGGTTTCGGTTTCCTAGCACAAGAAAATGGTCCAGATGTATTTGTCCATTTCCGCGCAATCAATGGTAGTGGCCGTAGAACTTTAGTTGAAGGTCAAGCTGTGACGTTCAACATCACTGAAAGTGATAAAGGTTTACAAGCGGATAACGTTACCGCGCTGTAA
- a CDS encoding alpha/beta fold hydrolase produces MAVERDRPSLVLIHGWGADNQVWQAWAEKYLAELFKLHFIELPGFGEQAEIALSLSATAGQVNQAWLADLVARLPDQPTWLLGWSLGGLMAQQIFLQNPERILGVVNLASTPCFQQAQGWRYGVAPTLMIDFIHALQEDGKALLHKFYALQCQGGDQARVFTKQLREQYLGRKLATFKGLYQGLQLLQSLDLREKMSHNKRPCLWLLGENDPLVSALGLQVWVEQAEAGQVKVLEGAAHIPFLSHPELTSKYITNFINTGKSFD; encoded by the coding sequence ATGGCAGTAGAGCGAGATAGGCCTAGTTTAGTCCTAATTCATGGCTGGGGAGCTGATAATCAGGTTTGGCAGGCTTGGGCAGAAAAATACTTGGCAGAACTCTTTAAATTGCATTTTATTGAATTACCTGGGTTTGGTGAGCAGGCGGAAATAGCTTTATCGTTAAGTGCAACAGCAGGTCAAGTGAACCAGGCCTGGTTGGCAGACTTGGTCGCCAGATTACCCGATCAACCGACTTGGTTACTGGGTTGGTCTTTGGGTGGTTTGATGGCTCAGCAAATATTTTTACAGAACCCGGAGCGTATTTTGGGTGTAGTGAATTTGGCATCCACCCCCTGTTTTCAGCAAGCACAGGGGTGGCGTTATGGCGTGGCACCAACGCTCATGATAGATTTTATTCATGCGTTGCAAGAAGATGGTAAAGCGCTACTGCATAAGTTTTATGCATTGCAGTGCCAAGGTGGTGATCAGGCACGAGTATTTACTAAACAACTTCGAGAGCAATATTTAGGTCGAAAACTTGCCACTTTTAAAGGGCTTTACCAGGGCCTACAGCTACTGCAGTCACTAGACCTGCGAGAGAAAATGAGCCACAATAAACGACCTTGTTTGTGGCTGCTGGGTGAAAATGATCCATTAGTTTCTGCGTTAGGCCTGCAGGTCTGGGTTGAGCAAGCGGAAGCGGGGCAAGTTAAGGTTTTAGAGGGTGCTGCGCATATTCCATTTCTATCGCACCCCGAATTAACCAGCAAATATATAACTAATTTTATAAATACTGGGAAGTCATTTGATTAA
- a CDS encoding DsrE family protein, translating to MARLTRFVLPMMIFLGLAMPIQAQTLKPVPEIQGPTQDRFPGDPATHKVVYMFNQADNDYQTSILNSIQAMLRMYDDDVEIAVVVIGPGIHVLAKEPQREVDPLIYERVESFANDYNVRWIACGNTMNSIGWQHDDMRPFAEYVEVGASALMELQANGFAFIAW from the coding sequence ATGGCACGCTTAACCCGTTTTGTATTGCCGATGATGATTTTTCTTGGACTCGCGATGCCGATTCAAGCCCAAACCCTCAAACCCGTTCCAGAAATCCAAGGCCCAACGCAAGACCGCTTCCCGGGCGACCCCGCCACGCACAAAGTCGTCTATATGTTTAATCAGGCAGATAATGACTATCAAACATCGATTCTTAATTCTATTCAAGCCATGCTAAGAATGTATGACGACGATGTCGAGATTGCGGTGGTGGTGATCGGTCCAGGAATTCACGTGTTAGCGAAAGAACCACAGCGTGAAGTCGATCCTTTAATTTACGAACGGGTTGAAAGTTTTGCCAATGACTATAACGTACGCTGGATTGCTTGCGGCAACACTATGAACTCTATTGGTTGGCAACACGACGATATGCGCCCATTTGCTGAATATGTTGAAGTGGGTGCATCGGCCCTAATGGAGCTACAAGCCAATGGCTTTGCATTTATTGCTTGGTAA
- a CDS encoding glycosyltransferase family protein codes for MSDFFQNGTVTTFHNLTQRSVEALEKDLMQFSQSRPMTLILPSLFSELSGAALSKIVDELAQVPYLTEIVIGLDRANQQEFDFAKRFFARLPQAHKILWNDGPNIQGVMQPLVDLGLAPQEPGKGKNVWGCFGYVLASQRAQVVALHDCDVITYEREMLARLFYPVAHPTFNFVFSKGYYARHADGKLNGRVARLLVTPLLRALETVLGPDDLLAYLDSFRYPLAGEFALEVNALRDVRIPSDWGLEIGILAEIRRNFSNRRVCQVEIADRYDHKHQQVSFDDANGGLSRMSQDIAKSLYRKLATSGHQFSRATLRSIRAVYHRTALDQLESYAFDAEMNGLTLDRHEEERVVELFADNIISAGDAFIAMVDEQPFVPNWNRVISARPSILQELREAVERDNS; via the coding sequence ATGAGCGATTTTTTTCAAAATGGCACGGTAACCACGTTTCATAATTTAACCCAGCGTTCGGTTGAAGCATTAGAAAAAGACTTGATGCAGTTTAGCCAGTCGCGTCCAATGACATTAATTTTGCCCTCGTTATTCAGTGAGTTATCTGGCGCCGCCTTGAGCAAAATTGTTGATGAGCTGGCGCAAGTGCCTTATTTGACCGAAATTGTGATTGGCCTAGACCGTGCCAATCAGCAAGAGTTTGATTTTGCCAAACGGTTTTTTGCTCGCTTACCGCAAGCCCATAAGATTTTGTGGAACGATGGCCCCAACATCCAAGGCGTAATGCAACCTTTAGTCGATTTGGGTTTAGCACCGCAGGAGCCAGGTAAAGGCAAAAACGTTTGGGGTTGTTTTGGTTATGTGTTGGCCTCGCAGCGGGCGCAAGTTGTCGCGTTGCATGATTGCGATGTTATTACCTATGAGCGTGAGATGTTGGCGCGCTTATTCTACCCTGTGGCGCACCCAACCTTTAACTTCGTGTTTTCAAAGGGCTACTATGCGCGTCATGCCGATGGCAAGCTTAATGGTCGGGTGGCGCGTTTATTGGTCACACCCTTATTACGCGCTTTGGAAACCGTGTTAGGGCCAGATGACTTATTAGCCTATTTGGATTCCTTTCGATATCCCTTAGCCGGTGAGTTTGCGCTTGAAGTGAATGCCTTGCGTGATGTTCGTATTCCAAGCGACTGGGGACTGGAAATTGGGATATTGGCGGAAATTCGGCGTAATTTTTCGAATCGTCGCGTTTGTCAGGTAGAGATTGCGGATCGCTATGATCATAAACATCAACAGGTTTCGTTTGATGATGCCAACGGTGGCTTATCGCGGATGAGTCAGGACATTGCAAAATCCTTGTACCGTAAATTAGCGACCAGCGGACATCAGTTTTCACGGGCGACCTTGCGCTCGATTCGTGCGGTCTATCATCGAACCGCGTTGGACCAGTTAGAATCCTATGCCTTTGATGCTGAAATGAACGGTCTGACACTTGATCGTCATGAGGAAGAGCGCGTGGTGGAACTGTTTGCGGACAATATTATTAGCGCCGGTGATGCGTTTATTGCGATGGTCGATGAGCAGCCTTTTGTGCCTAACTGGAACCGGGTAATTAGTGCCCGACCGAGTATTTTGCAAGAGTTGCGTGAAGCCGTTGAACGAGATAATAGCTAA
- a CDS encoding sugar phosphorylase, translating into MSSLDPHLAQILARLQRLYPMEQAHACFEQLCNAMQTSRSRLATSDNSEQVQQSSPSWSQQDVVLISYGDSIYDASAGMPLQVLDAFLQKHVQDAISHVHLLPFFPYSSDDGFSVIDYLQVDPDLGDWADIAALHKRYKLMFDYVLNHVSRESLWFTDFKANVAPFNQFFIEVDPSTDVSMVVRPRNTPLLVPAYTHAGRKWVWATFSADQIDLNFENPAVLLKMLEVLLFYIEQGAEIVRLDAVAFLWKVLGTPSIHLPQTHEVVKMIRDVMAWVSPNSLVLTETNVPHQENVSYFGAGDEAHLVYQFSLAPLVLHALYRGDGNYLTAWAQDLAAPPPGCNYLNFTASHDGIGLRPVEGLLPEREIEDLIAGMHRQGGYVSMRSRPDGTQSPYEINISLFSAFRETCHGLGPDQWQVDRFICSQLIMLSLQGIPALYIHSLLATVNDQEGVERTGRTRSINRRKWERPYLEALLAREHSPNAKVLKRLVAVLKRRKKHRAFHPDTRQQVLDLGPAFFALWRGLEELKFPLLAVFNLTNDFQNFDLVHQLADLPMVASQNDQWVNLLDQQTYDTAENQLLMAPYQVLWLMPAQIDDVNPLWAMQTD; encoded by the coding sequence ATGTCAAGCTTAGACCCCCATTTAGCCCAAATACTGGCCCGTTTGCAGCGATTGTATCCAATGGAGCAAGCTCATGCGTGTTTTGAGCAGCTTTGTAATGCCATGCAAACGTCGCGGAGTCGATTAGCCACGTCAGATAACTCGGAGCAAGTGCAACAGTCATCACCGAGCTGGTCGCAGCAGGATGTCGTGCTGATTAGTTATGGCGACAGCATTTACGATGCCAGCGCGGGGATGCCACTGCAGGTATTAGATGCGTTTTTGCAAAAGCATGTACAGGATGCGATTAGTCACGTGCATCTGCTGCCCTTCTTTCCCTATAGTTCCGATGATGGGTTTTCCGTGATTGATTATTTGCAAGTCGATCCCGATTTGGGTGACTGGGCGGATATCGCCGCTTTGCATAAACGCTATAAATTGATGTTTGATTATGTGCTGAATCATGTATCGCGGGAAAGCTTATGGTTTACTGACTTCAAAGCAAATGTAGCGCCGTTTAATCAGTTTTTTATTGAGGTAGACCCAAGTACCGATGTGTCGATGGTCGTGCGGCCACGCAATACCCCGTTGCTAGTGCCAGCTTATACTCATGCTGGGCGCAAATGGGTTTGGGCTACCTTTAGTGCCGACCAAATCGATCTCAACTTTGAGAATCCGGCGGTGTTGCTTAAGATGCTGGAGGTGTTACTGTTTTATATTGAGCAGGGTGCGGAAATCGTTCGTTTGGATGCGGTGGCGTTTTTATGGAAAGTATTGGGTACTCCGTCGATTCATCTGCCACAAACCCATGAGGTGGTAAAGATGATTCGTGATGTGATGGCCTGGGTGAGCCCAAATAGTTTGGTACTGACTGAAACGAATGTGCCGCATCAAGAAAATGTTTCGTATTTTGGGGCCGGGGATGAAGCGCATCTAGTCTATCAGTTCAGCCTGGCTCCATTGGTGTTGCACGCGCTGTATCGTGGGGATGGCAACTATCTGACGGCTTGGGCGCAGGATTTAGCCGCGCCCCCGCCAGGCTGTAATTATTTAAACTTTACCGCATCGCATGACGGTATCGGTTTGCGTCCCGTCGAAGGTTTATTGCCAGAACGTGAAATCGAAGACCTTATTGCCGGTATGCATCGGCAAGGCGGCTATGTGTCAATGCGCAGTCGTCCAGATGGCACTCAGTCACCCTATGAAATTAATATTTCATTATTTAGCGCATTTCGAGAAACCTGTCATGGCTTAGGGCCAGATCAATGGCAAGTTGACCGTTTTATTTGTTCTCAGTTGATTATGTTGAGTTTGCAAGGGATACCTGCGCTCTATATTCATAGCTTGCTGGCCACGGTGAATGATCAAGAGGGTGTTGAGCGCACGGGGCGCACGCGTTCGATTAATCGACGCAAATGGGAGCGACCTTATCTGGAGGCGTTATTGGCGCGTGAGCATTCGCCAAATGCCAAGGTTTTAAAGCGCTTAGTCGCGGTTTTAAAACGACGTAAAAAACATCGCGCCTTTCATCCGGACACTAGACAGCAGGTGCTTGATTTAGGGCCGGCATTTTTTGCGCTATGGCGAGGTTTGGAGGAGCTGAAGTTTCCTCTGTTGGCGGTGTTTAACTTAACCAATGACTTTCAGAATTTTGATTTAGTTCATCAGCTAGCCGATTTACCTATGGTTGCATCGCAAAATGATCAGTGGGTGAATTTATTGGATCAACAGACCTATGATACCGCCGAGAATCAACTGTTAATGGCGCCTTATCAAGTGCTCTGGTTGATGCCAGCGCAGATTGATGATGTGAATCCGCTTTGGGCGATGCAGACGGATTAG
- a CDS encoding glycerate kinase, giving the protein MPRILIAPDSFKGSLSAVDFCRISQQLIQQHWPEVAVISRPLSDGGEGFVDAFCYAGLAQSQSVETQDPLGRNVTAHYAWQASTQTAIVEMAQASGLPRLAPNERNPLHTSSYGAGLIIKAAIERGAQRIILGLGGSATNDGGVGALQALGIPCLDKQGRAISQGGGALQHLASIGEIPPHLQKIEWLIACDVTNPLTGPQGATAVYGPQKGLQPEQFTILENGLAHFADLVKQQFSRAILTQPGAGAAGGMAGGFIGILGAQTQNGFDLLAEATEFKQLFEQPNQPIDLVITGEGKLDAQTRHGKLPMRVAQLAQQHQVPTLALCGQLAVAPHELNEFLAIFSLVPGLVTETHALDNAPAWLEQRLYSALKLFYRG; this is encoded by the coding sequence ATGCCGCGCATCTTAATTGCACCCGATAGCTTTAAAGGCTCGTTATCTGCCGTCGATTTTTGCCGCATCAGCCAACAATTAATTCAGCAACATTGGCCGGAAGTCGCGGTCATTTCTCGACCACTCTCAGATGGGGGTGAAGGTTTTGTTGATGCCTTCTGCTATGCCGGCTTGGCACAAAGCCAGTCGGTTGAAACACAAGATCCTCTGGGTCGAAACGTCACTGCGCACTATGCTTGGCAGGCGAGCACCCAAACCGCCATTGTTGAAATGGCCCAAGCATCTGGTCTGCCCAGATTAGCGCCTAACGAACGCAACCCACTGCACACCAGTAGTTATGGCGCTGGCTTAATTATCAAAGCGGCCATTGAACGAGGCGCTCAGCGGATTATTTTAGGACTTGGCGGCAGTGCCACCAACGACGGCGGCGTTGGCGCTTTGCAGGCGTTAGGGATTCCCTGTTTAGATAAACAGGGACGAGCGATTTCACAAGGTGGTGGCGCACTACAGCATTTAGCCAGCATTGGAGAGATTCCACCCCACTTACAAAAGATAGAATGGCTAATAGCCTGCGATGTCACTAACCCGCTGACAGGACCACAAGGCGCAACGGCCGTCTATGGCCCACAAAAGGGGCTACAACCGGAACAATTTACCATCTTAGAAAACGGACTAGCCCACTTTGCGGATTTGGTGAAACAGCAATTTAGTCGTGCGATATTAACCCAACCTGGAGCGGGTGCGGCTGGCGGCATGGCGGGTGGATTTATTGGCATACTCGGCGCACAGACTCAGAATGGTTTTGATCTTTTGGCCGAAGCAACCGAATTTAAACAGTTATTTGAGCAACCGAATCAGCCAATAGACCTAGTGATTACCGGCGAAGGTAAGCTTGATGCCCAGACACGCCATGGCAAACTCCCAATGCGAGTCGCGCAATTAGCTCAACAGCACCAAGTTCCTACCCTCGCACTCTGTGGTCAATTAGCCGTTGCGCCCCATGAGCTCAATGAGTTTTTAGCTATTTTTAGCTTAGTACCAGGCCTGGTTACGGAAACTCATGCGCTAGACAATGCACCGGCTTGGCTAGAACAACGCCTCTACTCAGCGCTCAAACTTTTCTATCGCGGCTGA
- the bioB gene encoding biotin synthase BioB, with protein sequence MQQVDSLRHDWSVAEIRAIMAQPFHDLMFQAHGIHRKYFNPSEVQVSTLVNIKSGGCAEDCAYCSQSARYDTGLEKQKMLAVQEVLDKAMQAKAQGATRLCMGAAWRNPNKKDFPVVLEMVKVVRDLGMETCMTLGMLDDEQVQQLKEAGLDYYNHNLDTSEAYYPQVITTRSFQDRLDTIDKVRDAGINVCSGGIIGMGEAQQDRAELLKTFANMSHHPDSVPINLLVPIDGTPLAEMRDKTDPFDFIRVIATARILMPKSYVRLSAGRMSLNEQAQAWCFFAGANSIFYGDKLLTTDNPEADHDHQLFKKLGINVHLTAKAEMAVSTAAVSA encoded by the coding sequence ATGCAGCAAGTTGATTCGCTACGTCATGATTGGTCGGTCGCTGAAATTCGGGCCATTATGGCGCAACCTTTTCATGATCTTATGTTTCAGGCTCACGGTATTCATCGTAAGTATTTTAACCCATCTGAGGTTCAGGTGAGTACGTTGGTTAACATAAAATCAGGCGGTTGTGCTGAGGACTGTGCTTATTGCTCGCAAAGTGCACGTTATGACACCGGCCTAGAAAAGCAAAAAATGCTGGCGGTACAAGAGGTGTTAGACAAAGCCATGCAGGCGAAAGCACAAGGCGCCACGCGTTTGTGTATGGGTGCGGCTTGGCGCAACCCGAATAAAAAAGATTTTCCAGTGGTGCTGGAAATGGTGAAGGTAGTGCGTGATTTGGGCATGGAAACCTGTATGACCCTTGGTATGTTGGATGATGAGCAAGTACAACAGCTAAAAGAAGCAGGCCTGGATTATTACAATCATAATTTGGATACCTCTGAAGCCTATTATCCGCAGGTGATTACCACGCGCTCGTTTCAGGATCGTTTAGATACTATTGATAAAGTGCGTGATGCGGGGATTAATGTCTGCTCTGGTGGCATTATTGGGATGGGTGAAGCCCAGCAGGATCGGGCCGAGTTGCTAAAAACCTTTGCCAATATGAGTCATCATCCAGATTCGGTACCGATTAATCTATTGGTGCCGATTGATGGTACGCCGTTAGCCGAGATGCGGGATAAAACCGATCCGTTTGATTTTATTCGGGTGATTGCGACGGCGCGAATTTTAATGCCTAAGTCGTATGTGCGTTTATCGGCGGGGCGGATGTCGTTGAATGAACAGGCGCAGGCCTGGTGCTTTTTTGCCGGCGCGAATTCAATTTTTTATGGTGATAAGTTGCTGACCACCGATAATCCTGAAGCGGATCACGATCACCAGTTGTTTAAAAAATTGGGAATTAATGTTCATTTGACAGCCAAGGCGGAGATGGCTGTGTCGACTGCGGCTGTGTCTGCTTAG
- a CDS encoding ComF family protein, translating to MHWLEKWLFPPCCVVTSAPTDRLDLDPRFIQQWQRYGDACPCCAALSPQGKICAQCQNTTPRLINYTQVAFAFRGELRKLVHQFKYMEQLHLSRLFATLMQQQLRLEPVDALVPIPLHPRRLTQRGYNQAYEIARVLSKNLQIPIYSGLVRQQATSSQTLLNRSQRQQNLVNAFAIKPNQQAELLKLQRIALIDDVITTGATLQAAAQQLKKHHPRLEIHAWALAKTR from the coding sequence ATGCATTGGCTAGAGAAATGGTTATTTCCGCCCTGTTGTGTTGTAACTAGCGCACCAACGGATAGGCTTGACCTCGACCCTAGATTTATTCAACAGTGGCAACGCTATGGTGACGCTTGCCCCTGCTGTGCGGCGCTAAGTCCACAAGGCAAAATCTGCGCTCAATGCCAAAATACAACGCCTCGATTAATCAATTACACCCAAGTTGCTTTTGCTTTTCGGGGTGAGCTTCGCAAACTGGTACACCAGTTTAAATACATGGAACAACTGCACTTAAGCCGACTATTTGCCACACTGATGCAACAACAACTCAGACTAGAGCCGGTCGATGCACTCGTACCCATTCCATTACACCCGCGCCGACTCACTCAACGTGGCTATAACCAAGCCTATGAAATCGCTCGTGTTTTAAGTAAAAACCTCCAGATTCCAATCTACAGCGGTCTCGTTCGCCAACAAGCCACCTCGAGTCAAACCTTACTCAACCGCAGCCAGCGCCAACAAAATCTCGTCAATGCCTTTGCTATCAAACCCAATCAGCAAGCCGAACTGCTTAAGCTCCAGCGCATCGCCCTTATTGATGATGTCATTACCACCGGAGCTACCCTGCAGGCCGCCGCCCAACAGCTTAAAAAACACCATCCTCGCTTAGAAATTCATGCCTGGGCTTTGGCAAAAACACGTTAA
- the bioF gene encoding 8-amino-7-oxononanoate synthase: MTGSIAQRFGPRLAERRAQALYRQRPIVSSPQGVTMVVNGQPYINFCANDYLGLASHAAIKQVLAADSTAGWGSGAAHLVTGHHEYHHQLELALAEWLGVERALLFSTGYMANLAVQQTLLQAGDLIVGDKLNHASLIDGALASAAAFKRYPHLDYQALARRLERAEGQSMIVTDSVFSMDGDLADIVALAKLAHEHQAWLLVDDAHAMGVLGEQGRGSFSYFGLTPAADHVLMGTFGKAFGTSGAFVAGSEVLIESLIQFARPFIYTTAMSPLNALATLKALELVMEGDDLRAQLNANIAQLRSGLSALGLDLTASQSAIQPVLCASSEQALAWSEQLKHQGFWVAAIRPPTVAQARLRITLSAEHHPEQIARLIEAFADITKQ; this comes from the coding sequence ATGACCGGCTCTATCGCACAAAGGTTTGGTCCGCGTTTAGCGGAGCGTCGAGCGCAAGCCTTGTATCGACAGCGGCCTATTGTATCGAGCCCTCAGGGTGTAACGATGGTTGTCAATGGCCAGCCCTATATTAATTTTTGCGCCAATGATTACTTGGGGCTGGCGAGTCATGCAGCGATCAAGCAGGTGTTAGCGGCAGACTCAACAGCGGGATGGGGCTCGGGTGCCGCGCATCTGGTCACTGGGCACCATGAGTATCACCATCAACTTGAGCTGGCGTTGGCCGAATGGTTAGGTGTCGAGCGGGCGTTGCTATTTTCTACCGGTTATATGGCCAATTTGGCGGTTCAACAAACCCTGTTGCAGGCCGGCGACCTAATTGTAGGCGATAAGCTGAATCATGCCTCCTTAATCGATGGGGCGCTGGCATCAGCGGCCGCGTTTAAACGTTACCCTCATTTGGATTATCAGGCTTTGGCGCGGCGGCTGGAACGGGCGGAAGGTCAGTCGATGATTGTGACCGATAGCGTGTTCAGCATGGATGGTGACTTAGCGGATATTGTGGCTTTGGCGAAATTAGCCCATGAGCACCAGGCCTGGTTACTGGTTGATGATGCGCATGCGATGGGTGTATTGGGTGAGCAGGGGCGCGGCAGCTTCAGTTACTTTGGGCTGACCCCTGCGGCGGATCACGTATTGATGGGTACCTTTGGTAAAGCGTTTGGCACCAGTGGTGCGTTTGTAGCCGGGAGTGAGGTGCTTATTGAGAGTTTGATTCAGTTTGCAAGACCGTTTATCTACACCACGGCGATGTCACCATTAAACGCCTTAGCAACGCTGAAAGCCTTAGAGCTTGTAATGGAGGGAGATGATCTTAGAGCCCAGTTGAATGCTAATATTGCCCAATTGCGCAGCGGTTTAAGTGCGCTAGGATTAGATTTGACCGCCTCGCAAAGTGCGATTCAACCGGTGTTGTGTGCGAGTTCCGAACAGGCGTTAGCCTGGAGTGAGCAATTAAAACACCAAGGTTTTTGGGTGGCCGCCATCCGACCACCCACAGTAGCGCAAGCACGTTTACGAATTACGCTCAGTGCCGAACATCATCCTGAGCAGATTGCTCGTTTGATTGAGGCCTTTGCTGATATTACCAAGCAATAA